A single region of the Rhodococcus sp. W8901 genome encodes:
- a CDS encoding class F sortase gives MSRHTAQRESGRTGSVAMIVIALVLLIGGGLLVFRGMQPESASAAPVPELTFDLSPDGVADPVDGAAPAIGAGSMAHKPGPASANPAGRPQVPVGPLPDNHLVIPAIGVETALDPLGLASDGSLLLPREVSQVTYWTGSAPITAPDGGILVAGHVDNANQGEGALYWMHTLYPGDAVYLTKEGVVTRWKITRMERFVKQALPEWAFQGAGGPRELHLVTCGGEVVKDSNGHGTYLENVVVTAVPF, from the coding sequence GTGAGCAGACATACCGCACAAAGAGAGTCGGGTCGGACCGGTTCGGTCGCGATGATTGTGATCGCGTTGGTACTGCTCATCGGCGGTGGTCTGCTGGTTTTTCGGGGGATGCAGCCCGAGTCGGCATCGGCCGCGCCGGTGCCGGAATTGACGTTCGATCTGTCACCTGACGGTGTGGCGGACCCTGTCGACGGTGCGGCGCCGGCGATCGGCGCCGGCAGCATGGCACACAAGCCGGGTCCGGCATCGGCGAACCCCGCGGGTCGGCCGCAGGTTCCGGTCGGTCCGCTGCCGGACAACCATCTGGTGATCCCGGCGATCGGGGTGGAGACCGCGTTGGATCCGCTGGGCTTGGCGTCGGACGGGAGTCTGTTGTTGCCGCGCGAGGTGAGTCAGGTGACGTACTGGACCGGGTCGGCGCCGATAACCGCGCCGGACGGCGGGATCCTGGTGGCCGGGCATGTGGACAACGCGAATCAGGGTGAGGGAGCACTGTATTGGATGCACACCCTCTACCCGGGTGACGCCGTCTACCTGACGAAGGAGGGTGTGGTCACCCGTTGGAAGATCACCCGGATGGAGCGGTTCGTCAAGCAGGCGTTGCCAGAGTGGGCGTTCCAGGGAGCGGGTGGTCCGAGGGAACTGCACCTGGTGACGTGCGGGGGAGAGGTCGTCAAGGACTCCAACGGGCACGGTACCTATCTCGAGAACGTTGTGGTCACGGCTGTCCCGTTCTGA
- a CDS encoding pyridoxamine 5'-phosphate oxidase family protein — translation MQDRTNPVAALTEQDALDLLSTERLGRLILVTDDRPDVYPVNYVVHDGKIYFRTAEGDKLTELTLKPMTTFQVDHADATSAWSIVVHGIARTLVRFDEINAAEEFALQSWVPTAKYNFVEIRPTEIHGRRFVLDRG, via the coding sequence ATGCAGGACCGGACAAACCCCGTCGCCGCTCTCACCGAACAGGACGCGCTGGACCTGTTGTCCACCGAACGCCTCGGTCGGCTCATCCTCGTCACCGACGACCGGCCGGATGTTTACCCGGTCAACTACGTGGTGCACGACGGCAAGATCTACTTCCGTACCGCCGAGGGCGACAAGCTCACCGAGCTCACACTCAAGCCGATGACCACGTTCCAGGTCGATCACGCCGACGCGACGTCGGCGTGGAGCATCGTGGTCCACGGCATCGCGCGCACCCTCGTGCGGTTCGACGAGATCAACGCCGCCGAGGAGTTCGCTCTGCAGTCTTGGGTGCCGACCGCGAAGTACAACTTCGTCGAGATCCGTCCGACGGAGATCCACGGCCGCCGCTTCGTGCTCGACCGGGGTTAG
- a CDS encoding SdrD B-like domain-containing protein, with product MTGFTAAYSAARRLLLGVFALVLAFSGLVILPGAQGVAQAEPASCGSGGWSDVKWRQGAPNIKDGAYTEYGTGQFGTELEFDWHVANGAKAGTSFDFALPPQLKPVNRQDIDLKSPDGKLVATGVWTGNTLAFTLTDYADTHSNVHGTAWASVAWDETVVGRPSADTRYNLQFGGCGQGQLPGVVLGETGGTATRVDNNKFGSWKDPNQGSESLEKQIGWTITVETQKQDFTSGNFVIKDESQHGWVPNCSTVKVTSYDFRSSRYVDVDTNRYIVDCSASGVTVTFQPVGGRPTLAKDENFVISFDGDLTAEWNKRDPLKNTVSINGVDKSAEIKRAGSGGDGVGSKSATVGDLVWLDENKDGRQDPSEPGIPGVVLKVYNEDGTLVTKDYRDQPFDNTTTTDATGLYLFTGLKPGHKYVVKIDREDESTKKALAGLEPTREHEGDRAGWSNTWEATSENLPKAGAEDLTLDFGFVKKPVLGAFTVGKAVSGDGAGLVGDVKFTFEYVCGDILGSREIKGGESFTIGEIPAGTKCTVAEKAHEVSGTVLTTTWTIDGEIASSPVEFTVSDKSTDLVANNKYTKLGAVTVGDYVWFDKNKNGRQDDGEPGIGGVVLQVLNEDGTPVTQNYLGEPYTNTTTTDSNGKYIFTDLAPAQKYMVKIVRDDESTEKALKGFEPTKEHEGDRSGWSNTWEATSENLPNIGDEDLTLDFGFVKQADCSLGTGSTGSLGSLGSTGGSGSDDCGAIGTGSLGSLGAGSLALGAGSLAAGSLAAGSAGSLGSGTPGTPGTPGTPGTPGTPGTPGTPGTPGTPGTPGTPGTPGTPGTPGTPGTPGTPDNSGNQGTTGNSDSGKGALIDSGLGADSDGGMNAGLVAGGLALLVAAGGVLFVALRRRNQGNQ from the coding sequence ATGACTGGCTTCACAGCTGCGTACAGCGCGGCTCGGAGGCTCCTCCTTGGTGTGTTCGCACTGGTACTTGCTTTCTCCGGGCTCGTGATCTTGCCTGGCGCTCAGGGAGTTGCACAGGCCGAGCCCGCCAGTTGTGGAAGCGGTGGTTGGTCGGACGTCAAGTGGCGACAGGGCGCCCCGAACATCAAGGACGGCGCGTACACCGAGTACGGGACCGGGCAGTTCGGTACCGAGCTCGAGTTCGACTGGCATGTCGCCAATGGCGCGAAGGCCGGGACGTCCTTCGACTTCGCCCTGCCACCGCAGCTCAAGCCCGTCAACCGGCAGGATATCGACCTGAAATCGCCGGACGGCAAGTTGGTTGCCACGGGTGTGTGGACGGGTAACACGCTCGCATTCACCCTGACCGACTACGCCGACACGCATTCCAATGTTCACGGCACGGCGTGGGCATCGGTCGCGTGGGACGAGACCGTCGTCGGCCGCCCGAGCGCCGATACCCGCTACAACCTGCAGTTCGGCGGGTGCGGACAGGGCCAGCTGCCCGGCGTCGTCCTGGGCGAAACCGGGGGTACGGCGACCCGGGTCGACAACAACAAGTTCGGCTCCTGGAAGGACCCCAACCAGGGTTCGGAGTCGCTCGAGAAGCAGATCGGTTGGACGATCACCGTCGAGACGCAGAAGCAGGACTTCACCAGCGGGAACTTCGTCATTAAGGACGAGTCTCAGCATGGATGGGTCCCGAACTGCAGCACCGTCAAGGTCACGAGCTACGACTTCAGGTCGTCGAGGTACGTCGATGTGGATACGAACCGGTACATCGTCGACTGCAGCGCGAGCGGTGTGACGGTCACGTTCCAGCCGGTCGGCGGTCGGCCGACGCTCGCGAAGGACGAGAACTTCGTCATCTCGTTCGACGGCGACCTCACCGCGGAGTGGAACAAGCGGGATCCGCTGAAGAACACCGTGAGCATCAACGGCGTCGACAAGTCCGCCGAGATCAAGCGTGCCGGCTCTGGCGGCGACGGTGTCGGCAGCAAGTCGGCGACTGTCGGCGACCTGGTGTGGCTCGACGAGAACAAGGACGGACGACAGGATCCCAGCGAGCCCGGGATCCCCGGCGTTGTGCTGAAGGTCTACAACGAGGACGGCACCTTGGTTACCAAGGACTACCGAGATCAGCCGTTCGACAACACGACCACGACCGATGCGACCGGCTTGTACCTGTTCACCGGCCTGAAGCCCGGCCACAAGTACGTCGTCAAGATCGATCGGGAAGACGAATCCACGAAGAAGGCCCTCGCCGGCCTCGAACCGACGCGCGAGCACGAGGGTGATCGCGCCGGATGGTCGAATACGTGGGAGGCGACCTCGGAGAACTTGCCGAAGGCCGGCGCCGAGGATCTGACCCTCGACTTCGGCTTCGTCAAGAAGCCGGTGCTGGGTGCGTTCACGGTCGGCAAGGCGGTCTCGGGTGACGGGGCCGGCCTGGTCGGGGACGTGAAGTTCACGTTCGAGTACGTGTGTGGCGACATCTTGGGGTCGCGGGAGATCAAGGGTGGAGAATCCTTCACCATCGGTGAGATCCCGGCCGGTACCAAATGCACCGTCGCGGAGAAGGCCCACGAGGTCTCAGGCACCGTGTTGACGACGACCTGGACCATCGACGGGGAGATTGCCAGCTCTCCGGTGGAGTTCACCGTCTCCGACAAGAGCACCGACTTGGTGGCGAACAACAAGTACACCAAGCTCGGCGCGGTGACCGTGGGCGACTACGTCTGGTTCGACAAGAACAAGAACGGGCGCCAGGACGACGGCGAGCCGGGCATCGGTGGTGTGGTGCTGCAGGTCCTCAACGAGGACGGAACCCCGGTGACGCAGAACTACCTGGGTGAGCCCTACACCAACACGACCACGACCGATTCGAACGGCAAGTACATCTTCACGGACTTGGCACCCGCCCAGAAGTACATGGTGAAGATCGTCCGCGATGACGAATCCACCGAGAAGGCGCTGAAGGGCTTCGAGCCGACCAAGGAGCACGAGGGTGATCGCTCCGGATGGTCGAACACGTGGGAGGCGACGTCGGAGAACCTGCCGAACATCGGTGACGAGGATCTGACGCTCGACTTCGGGTTCGTCAAGCAGGCCGATTGCAGCCTCGGTACGGGCTCGACCGGCAGCCTGGGCAGCCTGGGCAGCACCGGTGGTTCGGGCAGCGACGACTGCGGCGCAATCGGAACCGGTAGCCTCGGCTCGCTGGGCGCCGGCTCGCTGGCGCTGGGCGCTGGCTCCCTTGCGGCGGGTTCCCTTGCGGCCGGTTCGGCTGGCTCGTTGGGCTCGGGTACTCCCGGAACCCCGGGTACTCCCGGAACCCCGGGTACTCCCGGAACCCCGGGTACTCCCGGAACCCCGGGTACTCCCGGAACCCCGGGTACTCCCGGAACCCCGGGTACTCCCGGAACCCCGGGTACTCCCGGAACCCCGGGTACTCCCGGAACCCCGGACAACTCCGGGAATCAGGGAACGACCGGCAACTCGGACTCCGGGAAGGGTGCACTGATCGACTCCGGTCTGGGCGCCGACAGTGACGGTGGCATGAACGCCGGACTGGTCGCCGGTGGTCTGGCGCTGCTGGTCGCTGCGGGTGGTGTGCTGTTCGTGGCACTGCGCCGGCGCAATCAGGGCAATCAGTGA
- a CDS encoding MFS transporter, with product MQNKSQNPGALIAILSGAPFVAALDLFVVNVALDDIATDFAGTSLSQLSWVLSAYAIVYAALLIPAGRWADRVGRRRAFLAGLALFTIASAACALAPSLWLLVLFRLAQAAGAAALTPASLGLLIAALPDARRALGVRLWAATGAAASALGPVLGGLLVSASWRWIFLINVPIGVVLLWAAARIVPESRDPHPTDVDLPGAGLLAVGLGAVSLALVQGPDWGWTHAGTLAAAAVGVLALAWFARRTVRHRNPLVDPALLRVRPFAWSNVTAVAFSASFAAGLLANILWMQTEWGYSALRTGLAVAPGPLLVPVFAIVGQVLGRRLPSGVVAGLGSALWGAGTVLILASVHTEPNYATGLLPGWLIAGAGVGLALPTILSTATATLPPAQGATGSAVVNTSRQLGSVLGIAILVAVLAASDFTAAWWTIAALAALGAVTALAMSPRPTAQIPPQTVTAQEFSS from the coding sequence ATGCAAAACAAAAGTCAGAATCCGGGTGCGCTCATCGCCATCCTGTCCGGGGCGCCGTTCGTCGCGGCCCTGGACCTGTTCGTCGTCAACGTCGCCCTCGACGACATCGCCACCGACTTCGCCGGCACATCGCTCTCCCAGCTGAGCTGGGTCCTCAGCGCCTACGCGATCGTCTACGCGGCCCTGCTGATCCCGGCCGGCCGCTGGGCCGACCGCGTCGGACGCCGACGCGCGTTCCTGGCAGGCCTGGCGCTGTTCACGATCGCGAGCGCCGCGTGCGCCCTGGCCCCGTCACTGTGGCTGCTCGTCCTGTTCCGCCTGGCGCAGGCCGCGGGCGCCGCCGCGCTCACCCCTGCCAGCCTGGGCCTGCTCATCGCGGCCCTGCCCGATGCCCGACGCGCGCTCGGGGTGCGCCTGTGGGCCGCGACCGGCGCCGCCGCGTCGGCCCTCGGCCCCGTACTCGGCGGACTGCTGGTGTCCGCGTCGTGGCGCTGGATCTTCCTGATCAACGTGCCGATCGGCGTGGTGCTGCTGTGGGCGGCCGCGCGCATCGTGCCCGAGTCCCGCGATCCGCACCCCACCGATGTCGACCTTCCCGGCGCGGGTCTGCTTGCGGTCGGTCTCGGCGCGGTGTCGCTGGCGTTGGTGCAGGGCCCCGACTGGGGATGGACACACGCCGGCACGCTGGCCGCCGCCGCCGTCGGGGTCCTCGCGCTGGCCTGGTTCGCTCGGCGCACGGTGCGTCACCGCAATCCGTTGGTCGACCCGGCGTTGCTGCGGGTGCGCCCGTTCGCGTGGTCCAACGTCACCGCGGTCGCGTTCAGCGCGTCGTTCGCCGCCGGCCTGCTCGCGAACATCCTGTGGATGCAGACCGAGTGGGGCTACTCGGCACTGCGCACCGGTCTCGCGGTGGCGCCCGGCCCGCTGCTGGTCCCGGTCTTCGCGATCGTCGGCCAGGTCCTCGGCCGGCGCCTGCCATCCGGCGTCGTCGCCGGTCTCGGCAGTGCACTGTGGGGCGCCGGCACCGTGCTCATCCTCGCGAGCGTCCACACCGAACCGAACTACGCGACGGGCCTGCTTCCCGGGTGGCTGATCGCCGGCGCCGGTGTCGGACTCGCCCTGCCGACGATTCTCTCGACCGCCACCGCGACGCTGCCGCCCGCCCAGGGCGCCACCGGCAGCGCGGTCGTCAATACCAGCCGCCAACTCGGCAGCGTCCTGGGTATCGCAATCCTCGTCGCCGTTCTCGCGGCGTCCGACTTCACCGCCGCGTGGTGGACCATCGCCGCCCTCGCCGCGCTCGGGGCCGTCACCGCGCTCGCGATGTCGCCCCGGCCGACCGCACAGATTCCCCCGCAAACCGTTACCGCACAGGAGTTCTCGTCATGA
- a CDS encoding acyl-CoA thioesterase yields MTTTFDPFPTRFDDTWRAFDGIHGGMVLAAMLRAASVETGAVPAAATAHFYAPVRPGPIDMTVQRGPAGRSPGVQVRAGTAATALVRLSRGAAAAARHAPSIETVVDPDSLAGLDIPIDFVPFSQHLDIRPINAARPFAGGPDPKFDVWIRLRPGLEFTGVERAAILLDALPPGLFAIRTAPAPIPTVELTAHFAPAAGSATGPWHRLRHRTVWWTSDECVDETELFTTDGELAAQARQLRRILDTSR; encoded by the coding sequence ATGACTACGACCTTCGATCCTTTCCCCACCCGATTCGACGACACCTGGCGCGCTTTCGACGGCATCCACGGCGGCATGGTGCTCGCGGCGATGCTGCGGGCCGCTTCCGTCGAGACCGGCGCCGTCCCCGCCGCCGCCACCGCGCACTTCTACGCCCCGGTGCGCCCCGGCCCGATCGACATGACGGTGCAGCGAGGACCGGCAGGCCGGTCACCGGGCGTGCAGGTGCGCGCCGGCACCGCCGCGACGGCACTGGTCCGTCTGTCGCGAGGTGCTGCTGCTGCCGCCCGGCACGCACCGTCGATAGAGACGGTCGTCGACCCGGACAGTCTTGCGGGACTGGATATCCCGATCGACTTCGTGCCTTTCTCGCAGCACCTCGACATCCGTCCGATCAACGCCGCACGTCCCTTCGCGGGCGGACCGGACCCGAAGTTCGACGTGTGGATCCGGCTGCGCCCGGGGTTGGAGTTCACCGGTGTCGAGCGCGCCGCGATCCTGCTCGACGCGCTTCCTCCGGGACTGTTCGCGATACGCACTGCGCCGGCACCGATCCCGACCGTCGAGTTGACGGCGCACTTCGCTCCCGCCGCCGGGTCTGCCACCGGACCGTGGCATCGACTGCGCCACCGCACGGTGTGGTGGACATCCGACGAGTGCGTCGACGAAACCGAACTGTTCACCACCGACGGCGAACTCGCCGCCCAGGCGCGACAGCTCCGCCGCATTCTGGACACCTCACGGTGA